In Alkaliphilus flagellatus, one DNA window encodes the following:
- the rsgA gene encoding ribosome small subunit-dependent GTPase A, whose product MNNKKIESYGYTDFYKRQVEELTTSDRSLIPARVIEVHREQYKIATEFGEKTARLKGSLFYNGEFNNEYPVVGDFVLVQQNLYGEDVIYHVLKRKSKFSRIDSFNEIEQVIATNFDYVFVMTSLNHDFNIRRLERYLTIAWQSGAMPIIILTKIDLCKDYVIQKSQIEQIAAEVHIIAVSSYTGEGLDEVREYIKPFQTIVFLGSSGVGKSSLVNAIAGEEIMKVNSIREDDSKGRHTTTHRQLVMLGNGTMIIDTPGMRELGMWDVSEGLDTTFTDIEELSRNCKFADCNHENEPGCAVKKALANGDLTSERWKNYIKLKKEAKFAEWKESVGTRLKKKAHHKNIAKFQREYYKNKK is encoded by the coding sequence ATGAATAATAAAAAGATTGAAAGTTATGGTTATACAGATTTTTATAAAAGACAAGTAGAAGAATTGACCACAAGTGATAGAAGCTTAATACCTGCAAGGGTTATAGAGGTTCACAGAGAGCAATACAAAATTGCAACAGAATTTGGTGAAAAAACAGCTAGGCTAAAGGGGTCATTATTTTATAATGGGGAGTTTAATAATGAATATCCTGTTGTAGGTGATTTTGTTTTAGTACAACAAAATCTTTATGGTGAAGATGTAATTTATCATGTTCTTAAGAGAAAGAGCAAATTTTCAAGGATTGATTCATTTAATGAAATAGAACAAGTTATAGCAACCAATTTTGATTATGTTTTTGTTATGACATCACTTAATCATGATTTCAATATTAGACGATTAGAACGATACTTAACTATTGCTTGGCAAAGTGGGGCTATGCCTATAATCATTTTAACAAAGATAGATTTGTGTAAGGATTATGTAATTCAAAAATCACAAATTGAGCAGATTGCTGCAGAAGTCCATATAATAGCAGTAAGCTCATATACTGGGGAAGGTCTTGATGAGGTAAGAGAATATATTAAACCTTTTCAAACTATTGTTTTTCTTGGATCATCTGGGGTAGGAAAATCTTCACTTGTAAATGCTATTGCAGGTGAAGAAATTATGAAAGTAAATAGTATTAGAGAGGATGACAGCAAAGGTCGCCATACTACAACTCATAGACAGCTTGTTATGCTTGGAAACGGTACTATGATAATTGATACACCAGGTATGAGAGAACTAGGAATGTGGGATGTATCTGAAGGCTTAGATACTACCTTCACTGATATTGAGGAACTTTCAAGAAACTGTAAATTTGCTGACTGTAACCATGAAAATGAACCTGGATGTGCAGTAAAAAAAGCTTTAGCAAATGGTGATCTTACAAGTGAGAGATGGAAAAATTATATAAAGCTTAAAAAAGAAGCTAAATTTGCAGAGTGGAAGGAAAGTGTAGGTACAAGATTGAAGAAAAAAGCTCACCATAAAAATATAGCTAAATTTCAAAGAGAGTACTATAAGAATAAGAAATAG
- the yqeB gene encoding selenium-dependent molybdenum cofactor biosynthesis protein YqeB, translating into MNIHHIIIIKGAGDLATGVAHKLFRSGFPIIMTEIKDPTCVRRNVSFANCIYEGECEVEGIRAKKANNYEEVLEIISQNSIPVIIDKECNIKDYVRPLALVDAILAKKNTGTTREDASVVIGLGPGFQAGTDVDVVIETNRGHNLGRLIFEGYAETDTGVPGEIGGYTLDRVLRTPATGIIQSCKQLGESVKKGEVIALIGEVEVRAAIDGIIKGLIHDQSQVEKGMKIGDIDPRINIKTVSTISEKARCIAGGVLEAIMIYAKENNFLKYQ; encoded by the coding sequence ATGAACATACATCATATTATCATCATTAAGGGAGCTGGGGATTTGGCTACGGGGGTAGCACATAAGTTATTTAGAAGTGGTTTTCCTATAATTATGACAGAAATTAAAGACCCCACCTGCGTCAGAAGAAATGTATCCTTTGCTAATTGTATTTATGAAGGTGAATGCGAAGTAGAAGGAATAAGGGCTAAAAAGGCAAATAATTACGAGGAAGTACTGGAAATAATAAGTCAAAATAGTATTCCAGTTATTATAGATAAGGAATGCAATATAAAAGATTATGTAAGACCTTTAGCGTTAGTAGATGCGATTTTAGCTAAAAAAAATACAGGAACTACTAGAGAAGATGCGTCGGTTGTTATTGGTTTAGGACCAGGCTTTCAGGCTGGAACTGATGTAGACGTAGTAATCGAAACTAATAGAGGTCATAACTTAGGGCGTTTAATTTTTGAAGGTTATGCTGAAACTGATACAGGTGTGCCCGGAGAAATCGGTGGATATACTTTGGATCGAGTACTTAGGACACCTGCTACAGGCATAATCCAGAGTTGTAAGCAACTTGGTGAATCTGTTAAAAAGGGAGAAGTGATTGCTCTAATTGGAGAAGTAGAAGTGAGAGCAGCTATAGATGGGATTATTAAAGGACTTATACATGACCAAAGCCAAGTAGAAAAAGGAATGAAAATAGGCGATATTGATCCTAGAATTAACATTAAGACAGTAAGTACAATATCAGAAAAGGCTAGATGTATTGCAGGTGGTGTGCTAGAGGCTATCATGATTTATGCGAAAGAAAATAATTTTTTGAAATATCAATAG
- a CDS encoding ABC transporter ATP-binding protein — protein MEVVKVIDLCKSYGKGNTKVEALKGVNLTINQGEFVAVVGASGSGKSTLLHLLGGVDKPTSGKVIVDGVDVYNLSEKEISIFRRRKVGFIFQFYNLVPVLTVEENMLLPLLLDNKRVDKKEFQELIDILGLEERKHHLPNELSGGQQQRTSIGRALAYKPSIVLADEPTGNLDSKNSKEIIDLLKISVKKYNQTLILITHDLNIASQADRIITIEDGLIVKDEVNYSE, from the coding sequence ATGGAGGTAGTAAAAGTTATAGATTTATGTAAAAGCTATGGAAAAGGAAATACAAAAGTTGAAGCTTTAAAAGGTGTAAATTTAACTATAAACCAGGGAGAGTTTGTAGCTGTAGTAGGCGCTAGTGGATCTGGAAAAAGTACACTGCTTCATCTTTTAGGTGGAGTAGACAAACCTACATCCGGTAAAGTGATAGTAGATGGAGTAGATGTATATAATTTATCTGAAAAGGAAATTTCTATATTTAGACGGAGAAAAGTAGGATTTATATTTCAGTTTTATAATTTAGTGCCAGTGCTTACTGTAGAGGAGAATATGCTATTACCTTTGCTTTTAGATAATAAGCGAGTGGATAAAAAAGAGTTTCAGGAACTAATAGATATATTGGGACTTGAAGAGAGAAAGCACCATTTACCTAATGAGCTCTCAGGTGGTCAGCAGCAAAGGACATCTATAGGAAGAGCTTTAGCCTATAAACCGTCTATAGTATTAGCAGATGAGCCTACTGGTAACTTAGATAGTAAAAATAGCAAAGAAATAATCGATTTACTAAAAATATCTGTAAAAAAATATAATCAGACATTAATACTAATTACCCATGATCTAAACATCGCATCTCAAGCGGATAGAATAATAACAATTGAAGATGGACTTATTGTAAAAGATGAGGTGAACTATAGTGAATAG
- a CDS encoding ABC transporter permease, which yields MNSYKQITYKYLKQQRNRTLLTILGIIISVAMISSIGTIIESARNSMIKEATRDYGSYHASLSNLDEKEIHALENHVEIEEVGISKKEGSARVAEVTEEEKEMFGDSTPYRYIEVEGYDQKALELLPYKISEGRSPETSREIAIEKWMVSYFEEEIKLGDNIKLSIGDRKLNDNKEEIDFELIGEKEYTIVGFIEPTLRWRGNLITKGITGIAEEEDTRVNYSAYVKLTNIKNAQERLTTIAESMGIDSESISLNNKVLRLSAESADEMFNGTLKMILIFVVGLIIVSTIAVIYNAFNISVLERISQFGLLRSVGATPSQIRGIVLKEAFTLSIISIPIGILSGIGAMKIVFYIISKLKFDNSFLKGMEANTSLTVFLISIVIGLITVFLSAIGPARKAGKVSPLEAVRNTGSFKKETFTKVKRSSFVRKLLGVEGEIAYKNLRRNRKRFIITVFSMVISISLFITFSSFSDYMFKAGIIETSTSGNFSIWMEDTEDFDIIQKELKGIKDVKRVYKLREINGEVLLEENKINKVMKETSPYMLNNKEEGLIKIHNINIYTIGDENLDLLKSVLEEGTISKGDLEKDNGVLVINNTYAQNINTGNRKLIEGYNLKPGDKVPFSSYNFYEEGKDLVYKELTVKGVLKRGILEDEYNLDGSINIITTEKNLKNIIGESVANSARMIIEMEENFDPEPIKSYLEEKEKTMPYFNYVDYAKVAEESKAATIVTSIFLYGFVTLITLISSINIINTISTNIILRTKEISMIKAVGMTQGGIKRMVALESLFYGVYAAVIGGAIGTGLAYMMFTLIIRLSDFQWVIPWRNIGIACVGATMVALFSGIFPLKRINEGIIVENMKADE from the coding sequence GTGAATAGCTATAAACAAATCACCTATAAATATTTAAAACAGCAACGAAATAGAACATTATTAACTATTTTAGGAATAATTATATCTGTAGCAATGATTTCATCCATAGGTACTATAATAGAAAGTGCCAGAAATTCTATGATAAAAGAAGCAACAAGAGATTATGGAAGTTATCATGCAAGCTTGAGTAATTTAGATGAAAAAGAAATTCATGCTTTAGAAAACCATGTAGAAATAGAAGAAGTAGGAATAAGCAAAAAAGAAGGGTCAGCTAGAGTAGCTGAGGTTACTGAAGAAGAAAAAGAGATGTTTGGAGATAGCACTCCCTATAGATATATAGAGGTTGAAGGCTACGATCAAAAGGCATTAGAGCTTCTTCCATACAAAATAAGTGAAGGAAGAAGTCCTGAAACTTCTAGAGAGATAGCTATAGAAAAATGGATGGTTAGTTATTTTGAAGAAGAGATAAAACTAGGAGACAATATAAAACTATCTATAGGAGATAGAAAACTAAACGATAATAAAGAAGAAATAGATTTTGAATTAATAGGTGAAAAGGAGTATACAATAGTAGGCTTTATTGAGCCAACACTCAGATGGAGAGGAAACCTTATAACAAAGGGTATAACTGGAATTGCAGAAGAAGAGGATACAAGAGTAAACTATAGCGCTTATGTTAAGCTAACAAACATAAAAAATGCTCAAGAAAGATTAACTACTATAGCAGAAAGTATGGGTATAGATTCGGAATCTATTAGCTTAAATAATAAGGTGCTTAGACTTTCTGCTGAGAGTGCAGATGAGATGTTTAATGGAACTCTAAAGATGATACTAATATTTGTAGTAGGATTAATTATAGTTTCTACTATTGCAGTTATATACAATGCTTTTAATATTTCAGTATTAGAGAGAATATCTCAGTTTGGTTTACTAAGGTCAGTAGGTGCAACCCCGTCTCAAATAAGAGGGATAGTGTTAAAAGAAGCATTTACACTTAGCATAATATCTATTCCAATAGGAATTTTATCAGGAATAGGAGCTATGAAAATTGTTTTTTATATAATTAGCAAGTTAAAGTTTGACAATTCCTTCTTAAAAGGGATGGAAGCCAATACTTCATTAACTGTATTTTTAATAAGTATAGTAATAGGATTAATAACTGTATTTTTATCCGCTATAGGGCCTGCACGAAAAGCAGGAAAAGTATCTCCCTTAGAAGCAGTACGAAATACAGGTAGCTTTAAAAAAGAAACCTTTACAAAGGTAAAGAGATCTTCTTTTGTAAGGAAGCTACTAGGGGTAGAGGGAGAAATTGCTTATAAAAACTTAAGAAGAAATAGAAAAAGATTTATCATTACAGTATTTTCAATGGTTATTAGTATATCCTTATTTATTACTTTTTCAAGTTTTTCTGACTATATGTTTAAGGCTGGAATTATAGAAACCTCTACTAGTGGAAACTTTTCTATATGGATGGAAGATACTGAGGATTTTGATATTATACAAAAAGAATTAAAGGGCATAAAAGATGTAAAAAGGGTGTATAAATTAAGGGAAATTAATGGGGAAGTTTTACTAGAAGAAAATAAAATTAATAAAGTAATGAAGGAAACAAGTCCATATATGTTAAATAATAAAGAAGAAGGATTAATAAAAATACACAATATAAATATATATACTATTGGAGACGAAAACTTGGATTTGTTAAAATCTGTATTAGAGGAAGGGACTATTAGCAAGGGGGATCTAGAAAAGGATAATGGGGTTTTAGTTATAAATAACACCTATGCACAAAATATAAATACAGGAAATCGAAAACTAATAGAAGGATACAACTTAAAGCCAGGAGATAAAGTGCCATTTTCATCTTATAATTTTTATGAAGAAGGTAAGGATTTAGTCTATAAGGAATTAACGGTTAAAGGTGTACTCAAAAGAGGAATTTTAGAAGATGAGTATAACTTAGATGGAAGCATCAATATAATAACTACAGAAAAAAATTTGAAAAATATTATAGGCGAGAGTGTAGCAAACAGTGCTAGAATGATTATTGAAATGGAAGAAAACTTTGATCCAGAGCCTATAAAATCTTATTTAGAAGAAAAAGAGAAAACTATGCCTTATTTTAATTATGTAGATTATGCTAAAGTGGCGGAAGAAAGTAAAGCAGCTACTATAGTAACTAGCATATTTTTGTATGGATTTGTAACTTTAATAACTTTAATAAGCAGTATAAATATAATAAATACAATAAGCACAAATATTATTTTAAGAACTAAAGAAATCTCAATGATAAAAGCAGTGGGAATGACTCAAGGGGGTATAAAGCGAATGGTTGCTTTAGAGAGTCTTTTCTATGGAGTCTATGCTGCTGTAATAGGAGGAGCAATAGGAACAGGACTTGCCTATATGATGTTTACTTTAATTATTCGACTTAGTGATTTTCAGTGGGTTATCCCTTGGAGAAACATAGGTATAGCATGTGTTGGAGCAACTATGGTGGCTTTATTTTCAGGAATATTCCCTTTAAAACGAATTAACGAAGGTATAATAGTAGAGAATATGAAGGCTGATGAATAA
- a CDS encoding HAMP domain-containing sensor histidine kinase, with product MARNKELQSILIKVMVFQLLFGIIVAIVVNHYMGKINMSIVEQNQALIGNILNKQPQLEEEIIHYITKEISTDSIKLGEETLKKYGYTTKMDKSYNPILKNTGFSLQRTVVIIIGLFTLFLVVIINNEYNKIYRKVGKVSKAAEKVVEGDFNVYLKDEGEGEFSILNHQFNQMANRLKNSFEILKNEKIFLKNTISDISHQLKTPLSSLIMLNDLMLEDEDMEVTVRTTFLERSKVQLERMEWLIINLLKVARIEAGAIQFKREKVYLKDVLLLAMEALKSKFNIENISIEISKDLNGVFYGDKEWTVEALINILKNSIEHSDENQNIEVKIEETPLFSNITIKDYGKGIDKKDLPHIFKRFYRGDTGVKSDSIGIGLNLAKLIVELQEGSISVKSTEGKGTEFTLSFLKGVSNLTKK from the coding sequence TTGGCAAGAAACAAGGAATTACAATCTATACTTATTAAAGTTATGGTATTTCAGTTGTTGTTTGGAATCATAGTAGCTATTGTTGTTAATCATTATATGGGTAAAATAAATATGTCTATAGTAGAACAAAATCAAGCGTTAATTGGAAACATACTTAATAAGCAACCACAATTAGAAGAAGAAATAATTCATTATATAACTAAAGAGATAAGTACAGATAGTATTAAATTAGGAGAGGAAACTTTAAAAAAATATGGATATACTACAAAAATGGACAAGTCCTATAATCCTATATTAAAAAATACTGGTTTTTCTTTGCAAAGAACTGTAGTTATTATTATAGGTTTATTTACATTATTTTTGGTTGTTATTATAAATAATGAATATAATAAAATTTATAGAAAAGTAGGTAAGGTGTCAAAGGCTGCTGAAAAGGTTGTTGAAGGAGATTTTAATGTTTATCTAAAGGATGAAGGCGAAGGTGAATTTAGTATATTAAATCATCAGTTTAATCAGATGGCAAATAGACTTAAAAATAGTTTTGAGATTTTGAAGAATGAAAAGATATTTCTTAAAAATACTATATCAGATATATCTCATCAACTTAAAACGCCTCTGTCATCTTTAATTATGCTAAATGATCTTATGTTAGAAGATGAAGATATGGAAGTTACAGTAAGAACTACTTTTTTAGAAAGATCTAAGGTACAATTGGAGAGAATGGAGTGGCTCATAATAAATCTTCTAAAAGTAGCTAGAATAGAAGCTGGGGCTATACAGTTTAAGAGAGAAAAAGTTTACTTGAAAGATGTGCTACTTTTAGCTATGGAAGCTTTAAAATCTAAATTTAATATAGAGAATATATCCATTGAGATCTCTAAAGATTTAAATGGAGTTTTTTATGGAGATAAAGAGTGGACAGTAGAAGCTTTAATAAACATACTGAAAAATTCTATTGAGCATAGTGATGAAAATCAGAATATTGAAGTTAAAATAGAAGAGACTCCTCTGTTTAGTAATATTACAATAAAGGATTATGGAAAGGGAATAGATAAGAAGGATCTCCCTCATATATTTAAAAGGTTTTATAGGGGAGATACTGGAGTGAAATCTGATAGTATTGGAATAGGACTAAATTTAGCAAAGTTAATTGTAGAGTTGCAAGAGGGGAGTATTTCAGTAAAAAGTACAGAAGGAAAAGGTACAGAGTTTACATTGAGTTTTCTAAAAGGAGTAAGTAATCTTACAAAAAAGTAA
- a CDS encoding methyl-accepting chemotaxis protein, with translation MIKLKEMILYAVFFIIGAMISYGFTMKRNKRALKEIEKTIEEYGQGNVLYRINTAEGNDNYKSIADAFEHLHTMLKNWVFEFIRSSTVITASSKMVKEDAHNCMETINSLSHNVQSFAAGAQGVNSEILNFTALSQQLSVSITEVANISEKMNDKANATRKTVFNGSQAIEGAIKTIEEISHSLENSGDEIKRLNELMAEVQGIAGRINGIADQINLLSLNAAIEAARAGEHGRGFAVVAQEVRKLADESANAATEIGGIINGIIHQVGTTLTHMELGIKQGQESEKIAVDARGHLQEITESIEDIVTSINGITQSIGENAKATEDMAENIEKIAAFSQETTATIYEIEDMMDAQKEFIEANVNSINELDNISRKLDVFGSGFDRMLGEYLIQLSEQFADDIVNNGIDQKKIKEFARKTGAVNFCVSDEDGLMHYASDDSVIGFRLPEDQNSQAYEFRKILGDKSLKISQRMQKRDVDSKYFKFVGVARKDQKGVVQAALALDDLEKFTLD, from the coding sequence ATGATAAAACTTAAAGAAATGATCCTATATGCTGTCTTCTTTATTATCGGAGCCATGATATCATATGGATTTACGATGAAAAGAAACAAAAGAGCTTTAAAAGAAATTGAAAAGACTATAGAGGAATATGGTCAAGGGAATGTACTATATCGAATAAATACTGCAGAGGGAAATGATAATTATAAAAGCATAGCAGATGCCTTTGAACATTTACATACAATGTTAAAAAATTGGGTTTTCGAATTTATTCGATCCTCCACAGTGATTACGGCTTCTTCAAAGATGGTAAAGGAAGATGCTCATAATTGCATGGAAACGATTAATAGCCTAAGTCATAATGTACAGTCATTTGCTGCTGGGGCACAGGGAGTAAATAGCGAAATTTTAAATTTTACGGCTCTATCTCAGCAACTATCAGTAAGCATTACTGAGGTAGCTAACATTAGTGAGAAAATGAATGACAAGGCTAATGCTACGAGAAAAACAGTTTTTAATGGCAGCCAGGCTATTGAAGGGGCTATTAAAACTATAGAGGAAATAAGTCATTCTCTAGAAAACTCAGGGGATGAAATTAAAAGGCTAAATGAATTGATGGCTGAAGTTCAAGGAATCGCAGGGAGAATCAATGGAATTGCAGATCAAATCAATCTTTTATCTCTTAATGCTGCCATTGAAGCAGCTAGAGCAGGGGAGCATGGAAGGGGATTTGCAGTAGTAGCGCAGGAAGTCAGAAAGTTGGCTGATGAAAGTGCGAATGCAGCTACAGAAATTGGAGGAATTATTAATGGCATAATTCATCAAGTAGGGACTACTTTAACCCACATGGAATTAGGTATTAAACAAGGACAAGAAAGTGAAAAAATTGCCGTAGATGCTCGTGGACACCTTCAAGAAATTACAGAATCAATAGAAGATATAGTAACCTCAATAAACGGAATTACTCAAAGTATAGGAGAAAATGCGAAGGCAACGGAAGACATGGCAGAAAATATTGAAAAAATTGCAGCCTTTTCCCAGGAAACAACAGCCACTATTTATGAAATTGAGGATATGATGGATGCACAAAAAGAATTTATAGAAGCAAACGTTAACAGTATTAATGAGCTAGATAACATTAGTAGAAAACTAGATGTATTCGGTAGCGGATTTGATCGAATGTTAGGGGAATATCTAATTCAACTAAGTGAACAATTTGCTGATGATATTGTAAACAATGGAATAGATCAAAAGAAGATCAAAGAGTTTGCTCGAAAAACTGGAGCGGTGAATTTTTGTGTTAGTGACGAAGATGGACTGATGCATTATGCCTCCGACGATTCTGTGATAGGATTTAGATTACCTGAGGATCAAAATAGTCAAGCCTACGAGTTTAGAAAAATCTTAGGAGATAAATCTCTAAAGATATCCCAACGAATGCAAAAGAGAGATGTTGATTCAAAATACTTTAAGTTTGTTGGTGTGGCCAGAAAAGACCAAAAAGGAGTTGTACAAGCAGCCTTAGCACTAGATGATTTAGAGAAGTTTACATTAGATTAG
- a CDS encoding response regulator transcription factor: MHSILLVEDDSTLAMGIEYSLKNEGYKVNLANNVALAKQLIDEENYDLIILDITLPDGNGYDLCKYVRNTKETPVIFLTALDEEVNVVMGLDIGGDDYITKPFKIRELLSRIRAVLRRYSQKTPEGILKSDDIKVIQIQNKVYVNNKEIFLTPSEYKLLVFLMLNANKVLSRNAILEKLWDIEGDFIDDNTLSVYIRRLREKIEKDSSNPFYIKTVRGLGYKWDKEVGGE, from the coding sequence ATGCACAGTATACTTTTGGTTGAAGATGATTCGACTTTGGCTATGGGAATAGAATATTCTTTAAAAAATGAAGGCTATAAGGTTAATTTGGCAAATAATGTAGCTTTAGCAAAACAGTTAATAGATGAAGAAAACTATGATCTAATAATACTAGATATAACCTTACCTGATGGTAATGGTTATGATTTATGCAAATATGTTAGAAATACTAAGGAGACACCTGTAATTTTTTTAACAGCATTAGATGAAGAAGTAAATGTTGTAATGGGACTAGATATTGGAGGGGACGATTATATTACAAAGCCTTTTAAAATAAGGGAACTTCTTTCAAGAATAAGGGCAGTGCTAAGGAGGTATTCACAAAAAACTCCTGAAGGCATTTTGAAATCGGATGATATTAAAGTGATTCAAATACAGAACAAGGTTTATGTGAATAATAAAGAAATATTTTTAACACCTTCTGAGTATAAATTGCTGGTGTTTTTAATGCTTAATGCTAATAAAGTGTTATCTAGAAATGCAATATTAGAAAAACTATGGGATATAGAAGGAGACTTTATAGACGATAATACACTTTCTGTATATATAAGAAGACTTAGGGAAAAGATTGAAAAAGATTCTTCTAATCCCTTCTATATAAAAACTGTAAGAGGATTAGGATATAAATGGGATAAAGAGGTAGGGGGAGAGTAG
- the pckA gene encoding phosphoenolpyruvate carboxykinase (ATP) has translation MNNVNELIDSHILKSDKVHYNLPTQQLIDIAVEKEDGYIAKSGALCINTGKYTGRSPNDRFIVDEPLVHNHINWSKGNKSISSEKFENLFNKAMDYIDNKELFIFDGFVGADLEYRMPIRVINEFAYQNLFAQQMFIKPKEGERENFKPEFTVVALPNLKAVPEVDGTNSEVFIIISFEKKVVLIGGTKYSGEIKKSIFTVMNYLLPFKNVLPMHCSANIGEGGDVALFFGLSGTGKTTLSADKNRRLIGDDEHGWTENGVFNFEGGCYAKCINLTEEHEPQIWNAIKDGAILENVVIDETTGEPDYDDDKYTENTRAAYPVEHIDGAVMEGKGGIPKTIIFLTADATGVLPPISKLTKEQAMYHFMSGYTSKLAGTERGIVEPTATFSTCFGGPFMLLKPQVYAKLLGEKIEQYNTNVFLVNTGWTGGPYGVGNRMKLKYTRSMVRAAMKGELDNVDYIKDPIFNLSIPTECPDVPQTILEPSNTWEGEDAYYTKANELAESFIRNFEQFKDVSEDIKNANPKILG, from the coding sequence TTGAATAACGTTAATGAGTTGATTGACTCACATATTCTAAAATCTGACAAGGTCCACTATAATCTTCCGACACAGCAATTAATAGATATTGCAGTAGAGAAAGAGGATGGCTATATAGCTAAAAGTGGGGCGCTGTGCATTAATACTGGAAAATATACTGGAAGATCACCAAATGATAGATTTATTGTGGATGAGCCATTAGTGCATAATCACATTAATTGGAGCAAAGGAAATAAATCTATTTCTTCAGAGAAATTTGAAAATTTATTTAATAAGGCTATGGATTATATTGATAATAAGGAATTATTTATATTTGACGGCTTTGTAGGTGCTGATTTAGAGTATAGGATGCCAATTAGAGTCATTAATGAGTTTGCATATCAAAATTTATTTGCCCAACAGATGTTTATAAAGCCAAAAGAAGGCGAAAGAGAAAACTTTAAACCTGAATTTACTGTAGTTGCCTTACCTAACCTTAAAGCTGTGCCAGAGGTTGATGGTACAAACTCAGAGGTATTTATAATAATCAGCTTTGAGAAAAAAGTTGTTCTTATCGGTGGTACCAAATATAGTGGTGAAATTAAAAAATCTATATTTACTGTAATGAACTATTTACTACCATTTAAAAATGTATTGCCTATGCATTGTTCAGCTAATATAGGTGAAGGTGGAGATGTGGCTTTATTCTTCGGTCTATCAGGAACAGGTAAAACTACTTTATCTGCAGATAAAAATAGAAGACTAATCGGTGACGATGAGCATGGATGGACAGAAAATGGAGTATTTAACTTTGAAGGAGGATGTTATGCAAAGTGCATAAATCTTACTGAGGAACACGAACCTCAAATCTGGAACGCTATAAAAGATGGAGCTATTTTAGAGAATGTAGTAATTGATGAAACTACTGGTGAACCAGACTATGATGATGATAAATATACAGAAAATACCCGTGCAGCTTATCCAGTGGAGCATATTGATGGGGCTGTCATGGAAGGCAAAGGTGGAATTCCTAAAACAATTATTTTCCTAACTGCTGATGCTACAGGTGTATTACCTCCTATTTCAAAGCTTACAAAGGAACAGGCTATGTATCACTTTATGTCTGGCTATACAAGCAAGCTAGCTGGAACAGAAAGAGGAATAGTAGAGCCTACAGCTACCTTTTCGACTTGCTTTGGAGGACCTTTTATGCTTTTAAAGCCTCAAGTATATGCTAAGCTTTTAGGTGAAAAAATAGAACAATATAATACTAATGTATTTTTAGTAAATACAGGCTGGACAGGTGGTCCTTATGGAGTAGGTAACCGCATGAAGCTTAAATACACAAGATCTATGGTTAGAGCTGCTATGAAGGGAGAATTGGACAATGTAGATTATATTAAAGATCCAATCTTTAACTTATCTATACCAACAGAATGTCCAGATGTACCTCAAACAATTTTAGAGCCATCTAATACTTGGGAAGGTGAAGATGCATATTATACAAAAGCAAATGAATTAGCAGAAAGTTTTATTAGGAACTTTGAACAGTTTAAAGATGTTTCTGAAGATATTAAAAATGCTAACCCTAAGATACTTGGCTAG